The genomic stretch CCATTGCACTCCGCCCAACACATCTGTCTTTACAAGCCATGCATCAGACATGCCTTTATGATCGGTAACACTGGTATCAGACGAATAACTTTTGCCTGCAATTAAAAAACCATTATCGCTTGTTTGAATCACATCATATGCTTCATCAATATCAGAACCTCCATATGCACGCTGCCATTGAACAGCACCTGTTGCTGAAAGTTTAATAGCCCAGTAATCATAATTTCCGAAATGCTGTGTAATGTTTCCATCAATTGAATTGGAATATCCAACTACAATATATCCTGTATCTTTAGTTTGAATTATACATTTTGCTATATCTGTTCCTGAACCTCCTATTGATTTTTCCCAAAGTTTATCGCCATTTTGATTAAGACGAACTATCCAGAAATCCTGGTCGCCATAATTCACTGTAACATCATTATCATTTGAATTTGTTGAACCGGCAATGATATACCCGCCATCAAATGTTTGATTTATGCAGTAAGCCACATCCGACGATGAACCACCAAGTGATTTTTGCCACCGCATTGCACTGCCTACCTGGTGCTGGGCAACAGCTAAAGAGGAAAGCAGTACAAACAAGCTTAAGTATAAATATTTTTTCATGATAAAATAATATTAGAAAACCGTAAGCTTTTTATAAATATTTTTTTCTTTCGTAAAAATTCTTAACCAATATATTCCTGCCGAAATACCGGTAATATCAATTGTTTCAATTTTTGTTTGTAAAATATTTTTTTGTAAAATGATTTTTCCATCAATAGTCAAAACAGAAATTTCTATATTCATATTTGAAAATGGAAAAGCAATTTGAACTTCATCTTTAGCAGGATTTGGATATAGAATTATTTCATTATTAAGTTCTGAAATATTTTTTATTGACGAAAGATTCGACATTTTCACCAACCATAAATCAAGCATTCCGAAATTAGCAGTTACATCGCCATCTGATGAAGTGGTGCTTGATGCTACAACTGCGGTTCCATCTTCCATAAATGTGACTGAATTTGCATCATCAACCAATGTGCCACCAAATGTGGTACTCCACTGAACAGGCCCGCTTGAATTAAGTTTAAGCATCCATGCGTCATGATCTCCTTTAACTGTGGTTGTTATATCTCCATCTGATGATGATGTTGAACCAACAGCATATAAGCATTCATCCGAATTCTGTATAATTGAATATAAATAATCATCTTCACTTCCGCCTACTGATTTCTGCCATTGCACATTTCCTTCTGAATTTATTTTAATTATCCATCCATCAAGATATCCTTTATTTTCTGTAAGATTGCCGTTATCAGAAGCGGAAATGCCATACAAAAGAAATCCTTTATCATTCATTTTTATCATTCCCGATAAATTATCATTTTCATTTCCACCAAAATTTTTCGACCAAATAACATTACCTGTTGAATTAATTTTAATCGCTATAAAATCACAATTCTGAGTAGAGCCGTAATGTGAAAGGATATCGTGATCGTTGGAATAGGTATAACCAGCTATAATAAAGTTATTGCTGTCAACCTCGGCAATTGCTTTACCGTAATCATCAGCACTACCGCCAAAATTTTTCTGCCATAACAAATTTCCATTAGAGCTTAATTTCAGCAACCATATATCAGTTGAGCCATAACTCAATGTTGCATCGCCATCATACGATTCTGTTTGCCCTATAATCCACAAATTACCATCAGCGGTTTCAATAATATTATTGCCGGTTTCATTATCGCTTCCACCATATGTTTTCTGCCAGACTATATCTCCTGAAGTATTAATTTTTAAAATACACACATCAGCATTCCCTTTATTTCCCGTTATATCGCCATCAATAGATTGAGCAGAGCCAACAAGAATAAAGTTACCATCACTGCATTGAATCATTTTATTTACAAACTCACTTAGCGAACCACCATAACATTTTTGCCATTCAATATCACCTGATGAATTTGTTTTTACAACACATACATCGTAAAAGCCATGATTGCCAATTATGTTGTTATCATTCGAATTGCTTGACACTGCAATAAATAAACCACCATCTGTTGTTTTTAAAACAACTGGACCAAAATCGTCTGATGTTCCTCCGTAATTATTTTGCCATTCAATGATTGGCTGAGCATTTAAAAAAAGAAAAATGAAAAATAAAAAAAACGTAAAAATTATTTTCATAAAATATTATTTTTTGTAAAACAATTTCATTAAAACATAAATCAAATATATTAAAAAAATATCGGCATGTCAACTTCTTATATAGACGAATCAATAAAATAAAGGTTGTTTTTATTGTTTCAAAAATAATTAAGTATTATCCTTAATTTTCTAAGTAATCTCCTTAGTAAATTTTATTTTTTATTTATCGGAAAAAGATAAAAGAAATATAATCAGACAATAGGTCAAATTATAAATTAAATAAGGATATTTGCAACCGGTAAAAAATATTTAATTGGCAAAAAAAAGCAGCCCCAATGAACTGGGCAAAGAGAAGATTGGAAGATTACTTATACAGTATTCTATCCCTGCAATTATTGCTACGGCAGCAGCTTCTCTATATAATATTATCGACAGGATTTTTATCGGGCAGGGAGTAGGACCGCTGGCTATTTCCGGGTTGGCGCTCACATTCCCTTTGATGAATATTACTGCCGCCTTTGGTGCTATGGTAGGAGTTGGAGCCAGCGCCATGGTATCCATACGCCTGGGGCAGCACGACAGGAAAGGAGCAACACTTATTCTTGGCAATGCTGTTATGATGAATATCATTTTAAGTTTAATCGTTGCTCTTATTACTCTTGTTTTTCTTGAACCTATTCTATATGCTCTTGGGGCAAGCACAAATACGATATCATATGCAAAAGAATTTATGCAGATAATATTATTGGGAAATGTATTCACCCATCTGTACCTTGGGCTAAATAACATCATGCGTGCATCAGGTTATCCCGGAAAGGCAATGATAACAACGCTTATCACTGTTGCCATTAATCTTATTCTTGCTCCGTTATTCATTTTTGTTTTTAAATGGGGTATACGTGGGGCAGCTCTTGCTACTGTTTGTGCACAGTTGATGGGGACAATAGTAGTAGTTATTCATTTTTCAAAAATTAACAGCTTTGTGCATTTCCTTCCCGGTTACATGAAACTAAAAAAAGTGATTATCAAAGATATTATTTCAATAGGTATGTCTAACTTTATTATGCTTATATGCGCCAGCGTTGTGGTTTCTATAATGAACCTTGCTCTGAAAAAACATGGAGGCGATTTCGCCATTGGCGCTTATGGAATAATAAATAGTATTGCAAACCTCGCTGCTATGGTTGTCATCGGGTTTAACCAGGGAATGCAACCGATTGTCGGATATAATTTTGGTGCAAATAAAATCCCTCGAGTTATCAAAGCTTTTAAACTGACTGTTATTGCCGGAACTATTATTACCAGCCTGGGATTTATATTTGGTGAAATATTTCCAAAGCTGATAGCATCTGCATTTACTACAAATAATCAACTTATCAGCCTGGCAGCAATAGGTCTGAGATTATCATTCATCATGTTTCCTATTGTAGGGTTTCAAATAGTAACATCAAGTTTTTTCCAATCAATTGGAAGAGCAAAAATCTCTATATTTCTTTCATTAACAAGACAGGTATTATTTCTTATTCCGGCACTTTTTATTCTACCAAATTTAATAGGATTAAACGGTGTATGGCTTGCAATACCATCTGCCGATTTCACATCGTCCCTGCTGACTTTTATTGTATTGTGGTGGCAGATAAAAAAATTAAAACGCGGTGATTTCTATATGGAAAAAAGATAAGAATACAATAGGTCATAATAGTTCAATAAAAAACAACTTTATCAACTGTTGCAACTATAAGAAATTCTATAAATTTTATTTATACATAAAAATAGTAAAATCATCCACACCATAATTGGTTATCAGTTTTATTTGTGGAGTAATTTTCTTACAATATTCAATAATGGATTCAGGATTATGCGCAATAAGTAAATCATCGGACTGAAATGTATTACTGTCAAGCATATTAAAAGCAACAGCCTTTGATGCCGAATCGTACATCCGTTTTATCATTTGGAAATAAAATTCGGGATCATCGGTTTTATACGCCATCAATCCGCATGCAAGAATATAATCAGTAACAGGAATTTCGAAAGCAGTAATATCTTTTTGAAAAAAATATGTATTATTTGCATCTTTAAATTTTGCATTAGCGGTATCAATATATTCAGGTATTATATCAATTCCGACATAAATAAAATCATTGAACTTTTTATCGAGAAAAGTTTTTAAATCGCCATAACCGCAACCAAGGTCTAAAATTGTTGAGTAACTCATATCATCAACCCCTGATAATATTTCAAACCGTTTTTGCTGGTCATCAAGATGCCGCCATCCCAGTGCTTCAGGTGAACCTTCGGGAAATACATTTAACCTTAAATAATGAAAATTCACCAAATTCGTTTTCTCTTTTTTTTTTCATTTCTTTATTTCCTTAAATGAACATAATAAAAAAATCCATTTTTTCTTTTTAAAAAACAAAAGTAAAAAATGGACTAAATACGAAGTATAAACTGCGTAATTTAAAATTACATCTTACGGTTTAACTTTAAAGTTAAACTGACCAATATGATCAAACTCACGACGGTTATCAGCTGTACCACCAATTTATTCAAACCTATCTCGATTATTAATACCTGATTTGATTTTTATTTCGGCAGATACATATACGTTCGTTCTACCGAAGAAATTAATTTCCCGTTGCTATCATATTTTTTATAGGAAAGGACATTACCATGAGCATCATATGTATACTTGCAAATAATATTATTTTTTGTATTAAATTCTAAAACATCGTTATATTCTTTCTCAACCATTTTATCACTTTTATATTTATATGTTTCTACTTTTTCTTCACTTCCTTTTATCTCTCTCTTTACAATATTTTTATTTGAATCATATGTATAACATATTTCTTTCTCAACTGAATTATTTGATGTTTTATAAATTTTAATTTTACGAAGCAGATTTTTAATATTGTAATAATATTCGCAAGTAGTATTACTTTCAGAATATTTCTTAAAAATCTTTTCTTCCTTTTCCAATCGCTTTAATGAGTCATAAAAATATTTAGTGTATGTAGTATCAGTAGAACCGCCTATTTCGGCAGAATAATAACTTTGATTAATATAATAATGTTTAACCGAAATCAATAATGTATCGTCATATGTATTTTCAAAAATTTCGGTATTGCTATGAATATCATTCGAAAAAAACAAATAATTTTCTTTCGTGATAACATTCCCAAATTTATCATATTCATATCTGGTGCTGGAATTATCAGAACTATTGGCAGAGTGCTCCATTTGTAGTTCTATTAATCCATCTTTATTATATTTATATTCTTTAATATTTGAACCTGAATTAAAATAAAAAATTTTACCGGGACCATTAAATTTTGCCGTATCGCCTTCGTAAAGAAAATTAGTACAGTAACGTGCAAAATAAATACTGTTATCTTCCAATTCAGGTGAAAATACATTTTCTTTTATTTCAAGTTTTTGTGAAAATGAAAATATAGAAATAGCTGAAAATGCTATAAAAGCTGTTATTCTAAAAAAATATTTTTTCATTATTATTTTATTTATCAGGAATTAATAACAAAGCCAAAATAACAACGAATGCTATTATCACTATCAAAGCTAAAACTGAAAATGGATTTGCAAAATTTATTGTCCATCCTAAATCTTCTATATGTTTAGGAGGAAAAATTCTTTTATCTTTTTTGTTGTAATAAAAAATGCGCCATTTCCAGTTTGCTTTGTCATCATGCCATTCTTTATACAATTTTTGTTTTTGGTTATTCTCTTCCATTTTTGGTTTATTGAAAAAATATTTGAACCTGTTGCAAGCTCAATATATTTATCATTAAGTTACCCCGAATCAGATGCAGCATCTATCAATGAGCTTCATCACTTTGATTTGAATAATATATTAAACTTCACAACAGGTTCTTAAACTTTTTAAAAAGAAAAATACATTTTTATTTTCCTAATGGATTGCTAACAACAGGAATATTTTTTACAACACCTTGCTTTTCTTTTACAATATCCAACTCCTGGAATAAAAGTCCATCGGGTAAAATAAAACTTGCCGGTATACCTGACAAATTATATTCCCAATTATCTAAACTGCCATTAACAGGCTTTACCATTGTATTGTAAACTTGCATATCCGAAGAAGTAGCCAGTAATCGTTTAAATGATTTCGTACTGAGTCCCTGAACTTCAGCAAAACTAACCAATTCCTCGCTTCCGTCGGAAACTTTAACACGATAAACCTGAATTGTTTTTGAAAGATCAATCTTTGGTTTCGATGCACCAAAGTAACTGATGCTGTTTTCATTTTCAATACCAGCTGCATCAGAAACAACTTTTCTTACAATATATGCATATTCCAGATCTTCTTCTTTAGCAGCAGCAATAAGCATTTCTTTTAATTTTTTCTTATCAACGGATGTAACAGGATTATTATTTACCATCTTAATAACTCCTGGACCTGTTACTGTTTTTACTCCACCGTTACTTAATGCAGCACGGGCATGACCATTACTTTGTTTCATTTTTAAAGTTGGTGTTCTATTGCTGAGTAAATTTTTCAACACGCCATTTTCAACAAGCACCAATGAATCCATAGCTTTTACGCCTTCTGCATCTACCACAAAACTACCGACAAGATTTGTATTATTAAAAGATGGAAGTGTTGGAAGTGCAATAATACTGATATCTCTGGAAATTATTTTTTTATTCATCATTGCTTCAAGCGTGTTCTCTTTTATCATATCAGGATATAGACTAATGATTTGCTCACTTCCGACAACAGGTTTTCTTATTGAGATCAATCCATTTACATTGGTAAAAAACTTTTGTACAAAAACTTCTGCAGCTGCCTGACCCTCGAATAATATGGGTCCGCAATAAGGTTCACTTACGGCATTTTTCGATACCAGTTCTGATAAATTTGCTGCCATCTTTTCAACATCAGCAATCATTGTTTTTTCATCAGGTAACTGCGAAATATTTTTACAAAACCATAGGACATGATCATTTAAAATCTCTCCGCTTGGCGCCTGTGTTTTGGCAACTACCTTAACAGATACAACCTGCAAAGGATATTGCGCCGACGTTTCTTCACTGTTAACAAAATATACTTGTCCGTCGTAAGCAAAAACGCTCACATCTGATTGTTGAATTTTAGGATACTTTTTTAAAACAGCAGAAAGATTACGCGCAAGATTTTCCATCTGTGTTTTGCTGAGATTAAAACTTTTGTACGGTGCAAAAGTTGTTGATTTTGTTACTTTACAAAAATCTGATAACTGCTTTTCTTCTTCAGTCAGACTCTGCTGGCTTAATGCAGAACTTTTAGCTTCATAATTTGTGATCGCATCTTTGTAATTATTATCAGTATAAAGCCATAATGCCCTGCGAATATCATTTTTATTATTTGAAAAAGGAACCTCATTACTGAATTCACTCCATGACCAAATATTATTTTCATCGAGATAATTCTCATTAGTCTTTTCATTTTCGCCAACCAGCACACGGTTTTCAAATAAACGGATCGGGCGTTCTTCCGATTTTACAATAGCTCCAAGAATAGCTTTTATTTGCAATGCCTTTGCATCGGAAATACTGTAGCTGATATATTCAGGCGAAAGCATTTTTTCGATTTTCAGGCTGTCCATGCCGCGCTGTATTTCCTGTTTCATGGCATTAATAAATACATTATCCTGTGCCATGCTTAATTTTGCTGTAAATAATATTACAACAATCATCAAATATGTTTTTATCTTTTTCATTTGTTTTTCTTTTTAACAGTTAATAATTACGGTCTGGTTAGGATAGGCAATTTTGTTTGATTCTTTACTTTGCGTTGCGTTTCAATTTGCTTTACAAATAAAGTAGGGCAAACTGTTGACACAGGTACAGAGCCTGATTCAGCTCCGCAAAATCCAGTAAATAATCCGTAATCATCACCAGCGGCTTCAATGTTAGAAAAAATAGATAAAGGAGTACCAACTAAATTAACACCACGCACTAATTCATCAGGTCTTCCATCAACATATATCCTGTATACTTCTACCGGAGTTACATTAAATGCATTGGGGCTGTACCTGCCTGTACTGGTAAAACCTCCAACAGTACTAACAAATAAATATCCATATTCTTTTCCTTGTTTTTTAGCTTCATCAATAAGAGCCTGACGTAATTGTGCTGCTGTTAAAGGTTTATTCGATTCGACAATCATATTCGATTGACGGCTTACTGCCTGCATACCAGCCTGAGCCCTGCCATGTCCATTAGAGTTATTAAAATTTTCAATAGGAGTTCTCGACATTAAAAAGTTTTTCAATATTCCATTTTCAATGATTATAAGTTTTTTCCCAAGCTGTCCCTGGTCATCATATTTATAAGCCCCATTTAAGAAGAAGCCTTTATATTTTGTAATCGTAGGATCGAATGTTATTGTTAAATTTTCGTTTATCACTTTTTCGCCAACTTTTTTCTTGAATGTTTGAGCGTCGCTTTCATCTTTCATACGTT from Bacteroidales bacterium encodes the following:
- a CDS encoding T9SS type A sorting domain-containing protein produces the protein MKIIFTFFLFFIFLFLNAQPIIEWQNNYGGTSDDFGPVVLKTTDGGLFIAVSSNSNDNNIIGNHGFYDVCVVKTNSSGDIEWQKCYGGSLSEFVNKMIQCSDGNFILVGSAQSIDGDITGNKGNADVCILKINTSGDIVWQKTYGGSDNETGNNIIETADGNLWIIGQTESYDGDATLSYGSTDIWLLKLSSNGNLLWQKNFGGSADDYGKAIAEVDSNNFIIAGYTYSNDHDILSHYGSTQNCDFIAIKINSTGNVIWSKNFGGNENDNLSGMIKMNDKGFLLYGISASDNGNLTENKGYLDGWIIKINSEGNVQWQKSVGGSEDDYLYSIIQNSDECLYAVGSTSSSDGDITTTVKGDHDAWMLKLNSSGPVQWSTTFGGTLVDDANSVTFMEDGTAVVASSTTSSDGDVTANFGMLDLWLVKMSNLSSIKNISELNNEIILYPNPAKDEVQIAFPFSNMNIEISVLTIDGKIILQKNILQTKIETIDITGISAGIYWLRIFTKEKNIYKKLTVF
- a CDS encoding MATE family efflux transporter; protein product: MAKKSSPNELGKEKIGRLLIQYSIPAIIATAAASLYNIIDRIFIGQGVGPLAISGLALTFPLMNITAAFGAMVGVGASAMVSIRLGQHDRKGATLILGNAVMMNIILSLIVALITLVFLEPILYALGASTNTISYAKEFMQIILLGNVFTHLYLGLNNIMRASGYPGKAMITTLITVAINLILAPLFIFVFKWGIRGAALATVCAQLMGTIVVVIHFSKINSFVHFLPGYMKLKKVIIKDIISIGMSNFIMLICASVVVSIMNLALKKHGGDFAIGAYGIINSIANLAAMVVIGFNQGMQPIVGYNFGANKIPRVIKAFKLTVIAGTIITSLGFIFGEIFPKLIASAFTTNNQLISLAAIGLRLSFIMFPIVGFQIVTSSFFQSIGRAKISIFLSLTRQVLFLIPALFILPNLIGLNGVWLAIPSADFTSSLLTFIVLWWQIKKLKRGDFYMEKR
- a CDS encoding class I SAM-dependent methyltransferase, with the protein product MNFHYLRLNVFPEGSPEALGWRHLDDQQKRFEILSGVDDMSYSTILDLGCGYGDLKTFLDKKFNDFIYVGIDIIPEYIDTANAKFKDANNTYFFQKDITAFEIPVTDYILACGLMAYKTDDPEFYFQMIKRMYDSASKAVAFNMLDSNTFQSDDLLIAHNPESIIEYCKKITPQIKLITNYGVDDFTIFMYK
- a CDS encoding metallopeptidase TldD-related protein yields the protein MKKIKTYLMIVVILFTAKLSMAQDNVFINAMKQEIQRGMDSLKIEKMLSPEYISYSISDAKALQIKAILGAIVKSEERPIRLFENRVLVGENEKTNENYLDENNIWSWSEFSNEVPFSNNKNDIRRALWLYTDNNYKDAITNYEAKSSALSQQSLTEEEKQLSDFCKVTKSTTFAPYKSFNLSKTQMENLARNLSAVLKKYPKIQQSDVSVFAYDGQVYFVNSEETSAQYPLQVVSVKVVAKTQAPSGEILNDHVLWFCKNISQLPDEKTMIADVEKMAANLSELVSKNAVSEPYCGPILFEGQAAAEVFVQKFFTNVNGLISIRKPVVGSEQIISLYPDMIKENTLEAMMNKKIISRDISIIALPTLPSFNNTNLVGSFVVDAEGVKAMDSLVLVENGVLKNLLSNRTPTLKMKQSNGHARAALSNGGVKTVTGPGVIKMVNNNPVTSVDKKKLKEMLIAAAKEEDLEYAYIVRKVVSDAAGIENENSISYFGASKPKIDLSKTIQVYRVKVSDGSEELVSFAEVQGLSTKSFKRLLATSSDMQVYNTMVKPVNGSLDNWEYNLSGIPASFILPDGLLFQELDIVKEKQGVVKNIPVVSNPLGK